Proteins encoded together in one bacterium window:
- a CDS encoding transglycosylase SLT domain-containing protein, whose amino-acid sequence MMKLNKKQKEVCAKIEIIAQLAGIDPTWAQAVAMTESSLGLHQKSPTDARGVFQMTPIAMKDLLLEMEKSDSDDEFIDIVCGVAFLRVLLNRWGSIDDATMHYCDPLDRHFYVKRVADYIKQLKEIEK is encoded by the coding sequence ATGATGAAACTGAACAAAAAACAAAAAGAAGTGTGCGCGAAAATTGAAATCATTGCCCAGCTTGCCGGGATAGATCCGACCTGGGCGCAGGCGGTGGCCATGACGGAAAGCAGCCTGGGGCTCCATCAGAAAAGCCCGACCGATGCGCGAGGGGTATTTCAGATGACACCCATCGCCATGAAGGACCTGCTTCTGGAGATGGAAAAATCAGATTCAGATGATGAATTTATTGATATTGTTTGTGGTGTGGCATTTTTGAGAGTATTATTGAACCGATGGGGTAGCATTGATGATGCGACCATGCATTACTGCGATCCCCTTGATAGACATTTTTATGTCAAACGAGTTGCGGATTACATTAAACAATTAAAGGAGATCGAAAAATGA